tataattgtaaaggacaatgttttatcaactgattgcaataatgtaaatttgtttgaactattaactATTTTATCttagtgaaaacattggacacagtgtgttgtccagcttatgagatgccatgcaagtgtaagccactgtgacactattgttctttttttattatttttataaatgtctaatgataatgtcaatgagggatttttaatcactgctatgctgaaatgataactaatattgatactgttgttgataatattcactacttttgttttgttctgtgtggtgtttgtgtcttctctcaattgttctgtttattgcagttctgagtgttgctgcctcagctttgcttttggattgcattgttatggtattgttgtgtagtgctttgttggattgaaaaaaataagaataatttaaaaaaaatttaaataaaaaaatatataaaaaaattgattttaaaaaaatgagaatcaattctgaatcgcacaacgtatcgcaattcaaatttgaatcgattttttccccacacccctaatatatatatatatatatatatatatgtatatatatatatatatatatatatatatatatgtatatatacatacacatatgataTGATAAAGTATTTTCAAAATAGTTTTATTGCTCTATGAATATATTATATTAAGAATGAATAGTTCCTACTTTAAGGAAACGAGTTTACCACAGACAGGACCGGAACCAATTAATAGCAATAAACTAGGGACCACTGTACAGGTGTGTCTCAATAAATTAGAatattatttgtcattatttcagTTCAATTCAAAAGTGAAATATGTATATTTGATTGATTTAGTGAAGAGTTTGAATAAAATATGGCATGTTTGAATAGTTTTGATGGCAGCACCTCAGTCCTCAAATGTGGTCAAGGATTGTACTTCACTAGTAGTTGACTGCTTGAAAGGACAAGTCTGCATGAAATGATCATTGAGTTCAACTTCCATGTTGCCACGCCACCTTGTGGCAGATGTAGAAGAAATATTGCAAGAGATGGTTATTGCTGCACAATTCATGCTTCATGTCCGACTACATTCCAGCTGTGGGCCGCACTTAGTTCAAGGTTCTAGTTTACATTTGGACTACATAGCCCTGCCACGGGCAGctcggataggctccagcatcccccgccaccctgaaagggacaagcggtaaaaaaactGGAACCaaagatttgcaaaaaaaacatttttttgaaagtAACTTTATGtttgaaaaaagaggtgaggTTTAAAAAAAGATGTGTTCCTTCCTACTTCTTTTGGGACAGGCTGGAATGAGAAATAAGTTTGCATGTTGGAAATGAAGCCAACTTTAGTTTGGTTGCTTCCTCTCCAGTTGAGGAAAGTGAGAAAGGAGTGAGAGCAGCTCGGCTTCAAGTCAACTAAACTTCATTTATTACCTCCGCCAGGGCTTTGTTTGCTACTTCAAAAACTCTAAAGGTTATGGGCGGATTTTCAGGGAATATCTGAAAtgggacaactttttttttattttgggctTAATGGGGATCATTTGTACACCTccccccacagagacaaagagagtgGGTGACTGAGCAGAGGGCTATAAATAACTGCAAAAGTTCTTGAGGACTATTTCCTCAGCTAACAATGTGGCAATACAACTAACTATTCTTCCCCTCTCACCTCATTGGCCTGACCTTCTTCATCTTGGACTCCCTGTAGAAAAATGTCGTCCACCACCGCAAAGCTTCCGAGCGGCTGTGCCAGGGTGCCGCCGTTTTGAGTGGCGGCCAGGCCCTGAATGGCGGCTGGCAGAGTCAGCAGCTGGAACTGAGGGCCCAGCATTTTCACAAAGGTGCTCTCGGCGGACGCCCCCTCCTGACCCGCCACGGTGGACAGCACCGTCAGGTTGGACGCGTCGGCCACCAGCTCCGAGCCGTTGAGCGGCGAGGTCAGCAGGGTGTACCCGCCGAGGTTGGAGGCTGCCGGGGCGCCCGCCACGGTGAGCAGCTTGCCGAGCGCCACGCCGCTCAGATGGCTGAGAGGCAGCGTGACCTGCGTGGGCGCCGGGCTGATGCTGACGGGGCTGGAGATGGAGCGGCCCGACCGTGGGCGCTTGGGCGGCGGCGGGGCGGGCGCCAGGTTCATCAGCACGTTGTTGAGGTGCTGAGATTTGCTCTTCAGCTCCTTGGCTCGCTTCCTGTGCTCGTCACATTGCTGCTCCAGAGCTGTGGCAGGAAACAAACACCAAACGTAAACCCTCACTCTGCCATGGACCTAAATGACCCTCACTCTGCCATGGACCTAAATGACCCTCACTCTGCCATGGACCTAAATGACCCTCACTCTGCCATGGACCTAAATGACCCTCACTCTGCCATGGACCTAAATGACCCTCACTCTGCCATGGACCTAAATGACCCTCACTCTGCCATGGACCTAAATGACCCTCACTCTGCCATGGACCTAAATGACCCTCACTCTGCCATGGACCTAAATGACCCTCACTCTGCCATGGACCTAAATGACCCTCACTCTGCGATGGACCTAAATGACCCTCACTCTGCCATGGACCTAAATGACCCTCACTCTGCCATGGACCTAAATGACCCTCACTCTGCCATGGACCTAAATGACCCTCACTCTGCCATGGACCTAAATGACCCTCACTCTGCCATGGACCTAAATGACCCTCACTCTGCCATGGACCTAAAGACCCTCACTCTGCCATGGACCTAAATGACCCTCACTCTGCCATGGACCTAAATAATAAGTACACAAGTTTGATAAGTACTAAAAGTTTAAATAGCACACATAAGTCATGTCTACTGCTTGTTTGAAAATAGCTGAACATCTCATCACTGCAACTTTGCTGCCCTCGTGTGGCCAACTCCAAGATACGTTTCTTCCATTGAAAGAGTGCACAGTACCTAAAGGACCATAGAAAAAGCGCCTTGAAGGTAGCAGCACTGACCCGCCAGGCTGCTGGTGTACTGCTCCCTGTAGTGGTCCATCTGGCTCTTGTGACTGCTCACAACCTTCTTCACCAGATCCAGCATGCCAAAGTTCTGCACGATGTTATTCAGCAAAGCAGCGTCTGACAAAACAAGGATCAGCACCTCACAAGTCAACCACTGCACTGTGGCGCTCTAACCTTTGACCTGCAGCGGTGGCTGGGACACTCTCTCTTGCAGCCCCTTTAGCAGCTCTTGCAGGTCTTTCTGAAAGTCCTCCATGACCTCCTCCagcagccccgcctccttcactGCACGCCAGAATGTTAGCGAGTCCTCTGGCGACAGACAGGCAAACCAGCGGTCATCCACCATCATCATCAGACTTTCTGCAGCTGAGATGAGGACTCACCTCTAATGGCCGTCACCCACTCTGAGGGCTCCTCTGAAACACATCCTCCATTCACTGCAAGGAAAACACAACATGCTCTTTAACATCTTGTCTTTTCCCATTCCGTCTGATAGCAGTCCAATGAGTCAATGGTCCAACATCATTTCTTATTAACCATTCGCAATCAACTTtagctgtctttaaattgaagtggagtggtgcTAATTGGTAATTTGGTGATACAAGGAAGCTCAGGACGTGAGTGGATATCCTTTCTACTCCACTCCTCACTCAACAACTAAAAGAAGTCTTACTtcctaaagcgtcccatgtgtgatgtctgcatgCATATCACAATGTCATCTAGCCAGCGTccttagcatgagctaatatgctaacacattcacCAGTGAcggtgttagtattattaactaacAAAGACATTCTTTGTGGagtgtttcactttcacaaattcctcagtaaattcaccaaaatgtcagcgtggagttactgagtctgtttagctgattggagagttagcttccatgaccacgacttctgttttgtttgatcagccgttttactgtccTGTTATACataccatttggaaacaattcagGTGTGTAAATAGACATTTACAGAATACTTTCACAAGATAAACatgtgtggctaatatatggaaaactaTTTTTTCCTGGAACGTGTTGTTGTCAGCTTATATGCGGTgggctctatagtccagaaagtCCGGTGTATAAGAGGGACCAAATATTAGAAAAGCGATGCTACAGTTGCACTCTGCTgcaaaaataatgattaaaagCTTTTGAAAAAGAATACAAGGACACTTCAGGCAGCAGGCCACAACATAATAAAGAACAAAAAAGGGGTCATGGCAACACTCCTTAAGCAGCTTGTGACGCATAGACCTAGACCAAGGACCAGTTCAAACACAGCCAGTCTTCACAAAGCTTTGTGGGTATGTGACCTCCACCAAGGCCAAACACTGCTTCTGTAGCACATGCAACACGGCATAGGAGGAGTCTTCTTTAGACTTTGTGTGGTCTTAAAAGGACAAACGCAGTGTTCAAGATGGTGTACTCACAGCAGGACGTGGACGAGGCCGCTTCAGCAGTCTGATCGGAGCTGACCGACACTTTGTTCGCCACCACGTCGATCTTGGTGCTGCGGCACGTGTTGGAGCACACCTTGGCGTGCTGGTAGAAGTCCAGCTCGCCGGAGTCCATGATCTTCCTGAGGAGGGACTAGTGTTGACATGTTTGCTTCGGAGGGCACAGAACATGCTGAAATAATCACTGCTTAATGCTATAAATAAGTACAGTAGAAGTATAGTTGTCAGCTCCAATTAACGGCCAACTAGCGATTAGCGTACCAGTTGTCAGTTGACAATTAGACCATCAGTTGTCCGCTAACAATTAGCGCATCCTTTGTCAGCAAAGGATTAGTGCAGGAAGTGTCTGGTCTGCATGCCATTCACGCACAGCTTTTCAGCTAGCGAGAACttcagttaaagtagcaatgatagtcacacacacactaggtgtggtgaaatttgtcctctgcatttgacccatccccttgttcaccccctgggaggtgaggggagcagtgagcagcagcggtggctgcgcccaggaatcatttttggtgatttaacccccaattccaagccttgattctgagtgccaagcagggaggtaatggctcccatttttatagtctttggtatgacttgcctggggtttgaactcacaacccacccatctcagggcaggacactctaaccactaggccagtggttctcaacctttttcagtgatgtaccccctgtgtacatttttttcattcaagtaccccctaatcagagcaaagcatttttggttaaaaagaggagctaaagaagtaaaatacagcactatgtcatcactttctgatttattaaattgtataacagtgcaaaatattgctcatttgtagtggtctttcttcaactatttgaaaaaaaaagatataaaaatgagtaaaaacttgttgaaaaataaacaaatgattaaattctaaatgcagatttctccacatagaagtaatcatcaacttaaagagccctctttggggattgtaatagagatccatctggattcatcaacttacttctaaacatttatgcacaaaagaaatctttaacatcaatatttatggaacatgtccacaaacaatctagctgtcaacactgaatattgcattgttgcatttcttttcacactttatgaacttacattcatattttgttgaagtattgatcaataaatatattataaaggattttttaattgttgctagttttagaacatttaaaaaaaacctcacataccccttggcctaccttcaagtcccccatttgagaagcagtgcactcggccactgagtaggtcccaCAAGTTGTCAGCAAGTGAATAGTGCGGCACTTTCCAGACAGCAATTAgtgtgctagttgccagctagtaatTAGCGCACCAAGTGTTATTTAGCAATGATGGTGCTAGTTGTCAGTTGTACTATATTATTTCAACATGGGAGCATTGCACTATTGCTAGGTACCTTTAGGACCACTTTAATTATAAAGACAATTCCATAGAAGATGTACAAGTAGGGGTCCCTGCTCCATCAGTTTGATGGCACAGACAATGACATGTACTTTATGCCTATTACAAACAGAGAAGCAGTTTATAATTGCTCTTTAACCCATTACTTGATTCATTGAAGGAATTTTTAGAAGAACATACTTGATAGCTGCAGCTCTAGCATTTTGTTCATCCACTTATGCTAGCGATGCAGAGTGACAGCAGAACAATGAAATGCTCTTTCTGAAGATGGCAGAAGTCTGCATAATCTGTTGGTTGCCACTCATAAAACAGATGAAGATAGAAAAACGTTTGGTTTCCACTCATGACACAGAAAGGGATGGAAGAACTATGTTTTGGCACAGGCGCCTTAACAATCTAATCTGGGCTATTGATTACTAAATATTTGATCCAGACCTGAGCATGTTGCCGTTGAATCGAATGGCTCTTTTCCAGTCCTTCAAGGTGGACTTGcctgctaaacatacaaactcctTTGGGCTGATGAGTTGCTCGTTGaactaaaaaaagacaaacaaagcATTTTTTAGATGAAtccataaatataaacatatatatatatatatatatatatatatgtcaaccATGAtaggacctgctttgcataatatatgtgaccactccttttagaggcggcctcagtgatgttgcctatggaactctgaataaaaagagggatgcGGGAgttgaaccttagagcgtagggcgagactgggaCTAAGTGTTCagatccatgcgttctcctcatgagctttattgaactctgtctctgcttggttccttgcttcttgtctgattaatagtgtttgaacctgacacatatacatatatatatatatatacatatatatatatatatacacatatatatatgtatatatatatatataaaccatgATAGGTCAGTCAGTAAAGACTAGGGTttatgaagaaaaagaagaagatccAAGTTCCCATGAAGAGGTACaagtttaattctaagagactgAAAGTAACTTTGCCAAGCCCAGTTGTCCATGATGTTATAGAATAGAAGTGGAACACTTCACCAAATCCAAAGTTAGGATGTTATCACTCCTTTGGGTTAGAATGCACATTGGGTTTTTTTAAACACCCAGACTACACATAATAGTCCCATAATCTTGATGATTGATCTGTTGTGGGTCTTACACAATTACCTTATTAAATAAAACTTCAAAACTTCTCCTAAATCTCTGACTTTTGAATGATGTACTAAGAACTGCTTGAAAaagatgcccatccatccatccatcatcttccgcttatccgaggtcgggtcgcgggggcagcagcctaagcagggaagcccagacttccctatctccagccacttcgtctagctcttcccgggggatcccgaggcgttcccaggccagccgggagacatagtcttcccaacgtgtcctgggtcttccccgtggcctcctaccagctggacgtgccctaaacacatccctagggaggcgttcgggtggcatcctgaccagatgcccgaaccacctcatctggctcctctcgatgtggaggagcagcggctttacgttgagctcctcccggatggcagagcttctcaccctatctctaagggagagccccgccacccggcggaggaaactcatttcggccgcttgtacccgtgatcttatcctttcggtcatgacccaaagctcatgaccataggtgaggatgggaacgtagatcgaccggtaaattgagagctttgccttccggctcagctccttcttcaccacaacggatcgatacaacgtccgcattactgaagacgccgcaccgatccgcctgtcgatctcacgatccactcttcccccactcgtgaacaagactcctaggtacttgaactcctccacttggggcagggtctcctccccaacccggagatggcactccacccttttccgggcgagaaccatggactcggacttggaggtgctgattctcattccggtcgcttcacactcggctgcgaaccgatccagtgagagctgaagatcccggccagatgaagccatcaggactacatcatctgcaaaaagcagagacctaatcccgtggccaccaaaccggaacccctcaacgccttgactgcgcctagaaattctgtccataaaagttatgaacagaatgggtgacaaaggacagccttggcggagtccaaccctcactggaaatgtgttccacttactgccggcaatgcggaccaagttctgacactgatcatacagggagcggaccgccacaataagacattccgataccccatactctctgagcactccccacaggacttcccgagggacacggtcgaatgccttctccaagtccacaaagcacatgtagactggttgggcaaactcccatgcaccctcaagaaccctgccgagagtatagagctggtccacagttccacgaccaggacgaaaaccacactgttcctcctgaatccgaggttcgactatccggcgtagcctcctctccagtacacctgaataaaccttaccgggaaggctgaggagtgtgatcccacgatagttggaacacaccctccggtcccccttcttaaagagagggaccaccaccccggtctgccaatccagaggtaccgcccccgatgtccacgcgatgctgcagagtcttgtcaaccaagacagccccacagcatccagagccttaaggaactccgggcggatctcatccacccctggggccttgccaccgaggagctttttaactacctcagcgacctcagccccagaaataggagagtccaccacagattccccaggcaccgcttcctcaaagaaagacgtgttggtgggattgaggaggtcttcgaagtattccctccaccgatccacaacatccgcagtcgaagtcagcagaacaccatccgcaaaAAGATGCATTTGTTATTATTTCATCTTCAACTTTCCAGCAAAGAAGTTTAGCATGCtagttagggctgggcaataaaacaatatcaatatatatcgccaTAGACTCATAACCGATATCAATAAAAATGCCTTTAGTAAAAAATGTTAAGGTTTTTTCTAATTTTTTGTGGGAAGAAAGGTGAGGTttggaagcaaggttggttgcatgaacaaagacatTCGCTCTCCGGAGgccgagcaacgcaggaagtgatcagtgAACAGTGGGCGTGGCACGCTAGCAGACAATCAGGAGACAGTATCGACTATCAAGTTTGCTTGTGGGATCTGAACCCAGGATGtgcttgtggcttgtgcagccctttgagacacttgtgatttagggctttggaaataaacattgattgattggttgattgattgattggttgattggttgattctttgcatggagtgagaagataAAATCCAAaagaagaaattgtggataaaagaggaaaagtcacctggacagacttttttggatt
The DNA window shown above is from Nerophis ophidion isolate RoL-2023_Sa linkage group LG06, RoL_Noph_v1.0, whole genome shotgun sequence and carries:
- the LOC133554043 gene encoding glucocorticoid modulatory element-binding protein 2-like isoform X1 encodes the protein MFLEEVIAKKMNIWTSSSTFIRLEEVGRSERRTMASPSAKRTEVVTVTTAEDASGKEEDESELETAHQAREEDLAAAQEETEDPSKRHDLSSQEAVIVKLTEEVDMEADVFYPITCGDSKATLLWKKFVCPGINVKCVEFNEQLISPKEFVCLAGKSTLKDWKRAIRFNGNMLRKIMDSGELDFYQHAKVCSNTCRSTKIDVVANKVSVSSDQTAEAASSTSCLNGGCVSEEPSEWVTAIREDSLTFWRAVKEAGLLEEVMEDFQKDLQELLKGLQERVSQPPLQVKDAALLNNIVQNFGMLDLVKKVVSSHKSQMDHYREQYTSSLAALEQQCDEHRKRAKELKSKSQHLNNVLMNLAPAPPPPKRPRSGRSISSPVSISPAPTQVTLPLSHLSGVALGKLLTVAGAPAASNLGGYTLLTSPLNGSELVADASNLTVLSTVAGQEGASAESTFVKMLGPQFQLLTLPAAIQGLAATQNGGTLAQPLGSFAVVDDIFLQGVQDEEGQANEVRGEE
- the LOC133554043 gene encoding glucocorticoid modulatory element-binding protein 2-like isoform X2, with the translated sequence MASPSAKRTEVVTVTTAEDASGKEEDESELETAHQAREEDLAAAQEETEDPSKRHDLSSQEAVIVKLTEEVDMEADVFYPITCGDSKATLLWKKFVCPGINVKCVEFNEQLISPKEFVCLAGKSTLKDWKRAIRFNGNMLRKIMDSGELDFYQHAKVCSNTCRSTKIDVVANKVSVSSDQTAEAASSTSCLNGGCVSEEPSEWVTAIREDSLTFWRAVKEAGLLEEVMEDFQKDLQELLKGLQERVSQPPLQVKDAALLNNIVQNFGMLDLVKKVVSSHKSQMDHYREQYTSSLAALEQQCDEHRKRAKELKSKSQHLNNVLMNLAPAPPPPKRPRSGRSISSPVSISPAPTQVTLPLSHLSGVALGKLLTVAGAPAASNLGGYTLLTSPLNGSELVADASNLTVLSTVAGQEGASAESTFVKMLGPQFQLLTLPAAIQGLAATQNGGTLAQPLGSFAVVDDIFLQGVQDEEGQANEVRGEE